In the genome of Coraliomargarita algicola, one region contains:
- a CDS encoding MlaD family protein, with product MKRNSPNPQIVGIFVTVMLVLIVGMVMYFGTASFLNRSTHFILFFDQSVNGLQVGSPVKFRGVPVGEVKRIMIRAEGQGEASTAIPVIIEINRSRVENDLGVAQSVFAPESIQKSLDRGLVAQLNLESIITGQLFVEFSFEPGKALSTKTHLEEVNGIVEIPTLNSSLDQITADVAQIIADIKALDLQELSQNLNTLMTSATAQLEALDTQAINASITTTAEELKRFMSSEDFRHSVKAMRVAFEQISDTAQSFNLKEGPLAETIDTWTAQISQTLGSLDQLSNDASALIQPGSDMRYEFESMLRELGRTARSIRQLSEYIERNPNALLTGRSEEE from the coding sequence GTGAAACGAAACTCTCCAAATCCCCAGATCGTCGGCATTTTTGTCACCGTAATGCTCGTCCTAATTGTCGGGATGGTGATGTATTTCGGCACGGCTAGCTTTCTCAATCGTTCGACTCATTTTATTTTATTTTTTGATCAATCGGTGAACGGCCTTCAGGTGGGTTCTCCTGTCAAATTCCGTGGTGTTCCGGTGGGCGAGGTTAAGCGAATCATGATACGAGCCGAAGGGCAGGGCGAAGCATCGACCGCGATTCCTGTAATCATTGAAATCAATCGTTCACGCGTGGAAAATGATCTCGGAGTGGCACAGTCGGTGTTCGCTCCCGAGTCGATTCAGAAATCGCTGGATCGAGGTCTGGTGGCGCAGCTCAACCTGGAGAGCATAATTACGGGGCAGCTTTTTGTTGAATTTAGTTTTGAACCGGGAAAAGCCTTGTCCACAAAGACACATCTGGAAGAGGTCAACGGCATCGTCGAGATCCCCACGTTAAATTCCTCACTCGATCAAATCACTGCCGACGTGGCTCAGATCATTGCCGATATCAAAGCGCTCGATCTCCAAGAGTTAAGTCAGAACCTAAATACCTTAATGACCAGTGCCACTGCGCAGCTTGAAGCGCTCGACACGCAGGCAATCAATGCATCCATCACTACGACAGCTGAGGAACTGAAGCGCTTCATGAGCTCGGAAGATTTCAGGCACTCGGTCAAAGCCATGCGCGTCGCCTTCGAGCAAATTAGCGATACAGCTCAGTCGTTTAATCTAAAAGAAGGCCCGTTGGCAGAGACAATCGATACCTGGACCGCTCAGATCAGTCAAACGCTCGGCAGTCTGGATCAATTGAGCAACGACGCCAGTGCACTCATCCAGCCGGGCTCGGACATGCGCTACGAATTTGAGTCTATGCTACGTGAACTCGGGCGCACTGCGCGCTCGATCCGTCAGCTTTCCGAATACATTGAACGTAACCCCAACGCTCTGCTAACTGGACGCAGTGAAGAGGAATAA
- a CDS encoding PqiC family protein — translation MKIIYTIALSFVLLLSGCVNLKPKPDRTQIFTLASNVAAVAEVAGKPQCYVSRVELPGYLEGHRIYYRSGNGELSSVSGSRWAESPRVALPSAIAMHLQATGKVHVRAYYPWQNTASEGATISLQFERFSANAAGEVEVIAQWQITSADGSQREGRFIAPKRVWDRQDAADYVAQLDAALSSLAEVLAQEL, via the coding sequence ATGAAAATCATTTACACCATTGCCCTGTCGTTCGTCCTGCTACTCAGCGGCTGCGTCAATCTCAAGCCTAAGCCGGATCGCACTCAAATCTTTACGCTTGCCTCGAATGTGGCGGCGGTCGCCGAGGTGGCCGGCAAACCACAATGTTATGTCAGCCGCGTAGAGCTGCCCGGTTACTTGGAGGGACATCGTATTTACTATCGCTCTGGTAATGGAGAACTCAGCTCTGTTTCAGGCTCACGCTGGGCCGAATCGCCTCGCGTCGCTCTGCCCAGTGCCATCGCCATGCACTTGCAGGCCACCGGCAAGGTCCATGTCCGTGCGTATTACCCCTGGCAAAATACCGCAAGCGAGGGCGCGACTATTTCGCTTCAATTTGAACGTTTTAGTGCCAACGCCGCTGGCGAGGTCGAGGTGATTGCGCAGTGGCAAATTACATCTGCGGACGGGAGTCAAAGGGAAGGGCGCTTTATCGCGCCCAAGCGTGTCTGGGACCGTCAGGATGCTGCAGACTATGTTGCCCAATTGGATGCCGCACTATCCAGCCTCGCTGAGGTACTCGCTCAAGAGCTATAA
- a CDS encoding 5-oxoprolinase subunit B family protein yields MVIKPYGDRGILLAALSESERRAWLGYLAQQRPRECAEYVVGYDSILLIRQGAASCEELENSVNSLAACWGLDAANGADAPLPMPPARLDLRPQNCHIIEVYYNGADLESVAQACKLSVEQVIQLHSAPLYTVRMMGFSPGFPYLEGLDARLQIERRASPRNRIDAGTVAIGGPHAGIYTVASPGGWHLLGHTDFPLFNLNAARQKSPSASAVFALSPGDQVRFQPKATPC; encoded by the coding sequence ATGGTCATCAAGCCTTACGGGGATCGCGGCATCTTGCTGGCAGCACTGAGTGAGTCGGAGCGCCGTGCTTGGCTGGGCTATCTGGCGCAGCAGCGCCCCCGCGAGTGTGCGGAATATGTCGTGGGCTATGATAGTATCTTATTGATCCGGCAGGGCGCTGCGAGCTGCGAAGAATTAGAAAACAGCGTCAACTCCCTAGCCGCCTGCTGGGGGCTGGATGCTGCCAACGGGGCCGATGCTCCGTTACCCATGCCCCCGGCGCGGCTGGATTTGCGGCCCCAGAATTGTCACATCATTGAAGTATACTACAACGGCGCCGACCTCGAGTCCGTTGCACAAGCCTGCAAGTTGAGTGTTGAGCAAGTCATCCAGCTACACAGCGCCCCCCTCTATACCGTGCGTATGATGGGCTTCAGCCCCGGTTTTCCTTATTTAGAGGGCTTGGACGCACGCCTACAGATCGAACGGCGTGCATCGCCACGCAATCGCATCGATGCCGGCACAGTTGCGATCGGTGGTCCACATGCCGGTATTTACACCGTGGCCAGTCCAGGCGGCTGGCATTTGTTAGGTCATACGGATTTTCCACTGTTTAATCTCAATGCGGCCCGCCAAAAGAGTCCCAGCGCATCGGCGGTCTTTGCGTTGTCACCAGGCGATCAAGTGCGCTTTCAACCCAAGGCTACACCTTGCTAG
- a CDS encoding 5-oxoprolinase subunit PxpA codes for MAPIILNCDLGEDESLEQTEQLLALIDAANIGCGFHAGSPEKTGASIELALKHKLRIGAHPGLPHAGGRGHILPTAKEFQHLLEQQFSSFQATAHALGTRAEYIKLHGSLYHAVETQPDLSAVYIHFLRQQVQPVAIFALAGGEFAQAAEAAGLSVVHEAFADRDYLPDGSLVPRVEQGAVLSQSEALERLASWQKNGKIPTRGGVPISLAADTLCVHGDSPDALELIRNIRTFLETHKIECSRSRFS; via the coding sequence ATGGCTCCAATAATACTAAATTGCGACCTCGGCGAAGATGAATCGCTGGAACAAACCGAACAGTTACTTGCGCTAATCGATGCCGCAAATATTGGCTGTGGCTTTCACGCTGGCAGTCCAGAAAAAACGGGCGCAAGTATTGAGCTGGCACTGAAACACAAGCTTAGGATCGGCGCGCACCCCGGGCTGCCACATGCCGGCGGCCGGGGGCACATTCTCCCGACAGCCAAGGAATTCCAGCACTTACTGGAGCAGCAATTCAGCTCATTCCAAGCGACCGCTCACGCTCTGGGCACCCGTGCGGAGTATATCAAATTGCACGGCAGTCTCTACCACGCTGTGGAAACTCAGCCCGATCTATCGGCCGTTTACATTCACTTTTTACGGCAACAAGTGCAGCCAGTCGCGATATTTGCCCTCGCCGGTGGGGAGTTCGCGCAAGCGGCCGAAGCGGCGGGCCTGTCAGTTGTGCACGAAGCCTTTGCAGATCGTGACTATTTACCTGATGGGTCCTTGGTGCCGCGAGTCGAGCAGGGGGCCGTGCTCTCGCAATCTGAGGCCTTAGAACGACTGGCGTCTTGGCAAAAGAACGGAAAAATCCCCACCCGCGGCGGCGTTCCCATTAGCCTGGCTGCAGATACACTTTGCGTGCACGGGGATAGTCCGGACGCACTCGAATTAATTCGTAACATTCGAACTTTTCTCGAAACCCATAAAATAGAGTGCTCGCGTTCCAGATTTAGCTAG
- the lepB gene encoding signal peptidase I, with product MSIKKQKKAGKELLQAAHKVYHYRRDVLSEARLAELDKAVGELDSMLRDQSVSEAPLEACMNRLDALLRKIGGKIYPKTFWSDNLEVALVAAIIVIGIRTFFFQPFIIPTNSMYPTYSGMNAVMYEDKDDAPAALTKTFRFLTLGARHKALIAQNSGDIQIPMAATQDGGMRIYFKQVKGKKWGFLPTVLAEYTVLVGGVPHSIRVPADFDMQGTLLKSFPDTEPELVRTSSGTGYALDLHTQAQPGEAVLRFDITLGDALFVDRISYHFKRPQAGDPFVFRTRDIPGIEGGHDNFVDKYYIKRIGGVGGETLEIKDGALLVDGHPRDEVEAYGRNARKEGEYGGYVYPSSNSSSPAKLMTGPGVKAEIPAGKFVALGDNSANSLDSRYWGYVPEKAVIGKAIFIYYPFTKRWGLAE from the coding sequence GTGAGTATCAAAAAACAGAAAAAAGCCGGTAAAGAACTGCTGCAAGCGGCGCATAAGGTATACCATTACCGCCGGGATGTATTATCAGAGGCGCGTTTAGCTGAATTAGATAAAGCAGTTGGCGAGCTGGATAGTATGTTGCGCGATCAAAGCGTCAGCGAAGCCCCACTGGAAGCGTGCATGAATCGGCTCGATGCCTTGTTGCGCAAGATCGGTGGTAAGATTTACCCCAAGACCTTTTGGAGCGACAATTTAGAGGTCGCACTCGTCGCTGCGATTATCGTGATCGGCATCCGCACATTTTTCTTTCAACCCTTCATCATTCCCACCAACTCAATGTATCCCACCTACAGCGGAATGAATGCCGTGATGTATGAGGATAAGGACGACGCCCCTGCGGCACTGACGAAGACCTTTCGCTTCCTAACACTGGGTGCGCGGCACAAAGCGCTGATTGCTCAAAACAGCGGCGATATTCAGATCCCGATGGCGGCCACTCAAGACGGAGGCATGCGCATTTATTTCAAGCAAGTTAAAGGCAAAAAGTGGGGCTTTCTGCCGACCGTTCTGGCAGAATATACGGTGCTAGTCGGCGGTGTGCCCCACAGTATTCGCGTGCCAGCGGACTTCGACATGCAAGGCACGCTGCTCAAGAGCTTTCCCGATACAGAGCCCGAACTTGTGCGCACCAGCTCCGGCACCGGCTACGCGCTGGATCTGCATACCCAAGCGCAACCAGGAGAGGCGGTTTTACGCTTCGACATCACCTTGGGCGACGCCTTGTTTGTCGACCGCATTAGTTACCATTTCAAGCGTCCACAAGCGGGCGATCCCTTTGTTTTCCGCACCCGCGACATACCCGGCATCGAGGGAGGGCATGATAATTTCGTCGATAAATACTACATCAAGCGCATCGGAGGTGTCGGCGGAGAAACACTCGAAATCAAAGACGGTGCCTTGCTAGTCGATGGACACCCGCGCGATGAAGTCGAAGCTTACGGACGCAATGCGCGCAAGGAAGGCGAATACGGAGGCTATGTGTATCCCAGCTCAAATTCTTCATCGCCTGCAAAATTAATGACGGGGCCTGGTGTGAAAGCCGAAATTCCAGCAGGCAAATTCGTTGCGCTCGGTGATAACTCCGCCAACAGCCTCGATAGTCGCTACTGGGGATACGTGCCCGAAAAAGCCGTCATCGGTAAAGCGATCTTCATTTATTATCCATTCACCAAGCGCTGGGGCCTGGCCGAGTAA
- a CDS encoding UDP-N-acetylglucosamine diphosphorylase: protein MLQASDLFDFPESLPFADRFRPELAPWEWLPLIKQALAAFDFESASAADASLPAGLAVSGDVYIHPSVQLPAFGSIQGPAYIGEGCELRLGVYIRGNVIAGKGCVLGNSCEFKNCLLLDGVQVPHFSYVGDSVLGNRAHLGAGVICSNLRLDQANVPVTLPDGSRYTTDLRKFGALIGDQAEVGCNAVLNPGSILGKRALVMPTMAFRGTVAENTVAYQKEAILKAPRMD, encoded by the coding sequence ATGCTACAAGCCTCCGACCTATTTGATTTCCCAGAATCCTTGCCCTTTGCTGATCGCTTCCGGCCTGAACTTGCGCCTTGGGAGTGGCTGCCTCTTATCAAGCAAGCATTGGCTGCATTTGATTTTGAATCGGCCTCAGCGGCGGATGCGTCGCTCCCTGCCGGGCTGGCTGTGAGCGGGGATGTTTACATTCATCCGAGCGTCCAATTGCCGGCATTTGGTTCCATACAGGGGCCTGCCTATATCGGTGAAGGCTGCGAACTGCGCCTGGGGGTGTATATTCGTGGCAATGTGATTGCTGGCAAAGGCTGCGTGCTGGGAAACTCTTGTGAATTTAAAAACTGCCTCTTACTCGACGGTGTGCAAGTGCCACACTTCAGCTATGTGGGCGATAGTGTGCTAGGTAATCGAGCGCATCTCGGTGCGGGTGTGATCTGCTCCAATCTGCGACTCGATCAGGCGAATGTGCCAGTTACCCTGCCGGATGGCTCGCGATACACCACCGACCTGCGTAAGTTCGGCGCACTCATTGGGGATCAAGCAGAAGTGGGTTGTAACGCCGTGCTCAACCCAGGATCAATCCTTGGGAAGCGAGCCTTGGTCATGCCGACTATGGCCTTTCGCGGCACAGTCGCCGAAAACACAGTTGCGTATCAAAAGGAGGCCATTTTGAAGGCGCCTCGCATGGACTAA
- a CDS encoding metalloregulator ArsR/SmtB family transcription factor has product MADSWETLKLLADSTRVRILSLLMREELSVAELQEVLDMGQSRISSHLGLLRQGELVHDRREGKKTFYAINRSFDAQGLALLEAARVSVEDSDQIVSDCANLKRILEKRKQQSEQYFNSVAGRLGKNYCPGRSWEAIGHFLLHLTPKIKIADLGAGEGLLSQLLARRAEQVTCVDNSPKMVEFGRDLAKKNGFTNLTYQLGDIEQVPLKGESVDLALLSQALHHAQHPELAVKEAFRILKPGGQLIIIDLLEHQFEQARELYADVWLGFSENTLYQYLKNAGFRKIEVNVVARENQEPNFQTVLASGEK; this is encoded by the coding sequence ATGGCAGATTCTTGGGAAACTCTTAAACTTTTGGCTGATTCCACACGCGTGCGGATACTTTCGCTCCTGATGCGTGAGGAGCTTTCGGTCGCCGAGTTACAAGAAGTGTTGGATATGGGACAGTCGCGCATCTCATCGCATCTAGGGCTACTGCGACAAGGCGAACTAGTGCATGATCGGCGCGAGGGGAAAAAGACTTTTTATGCAATCAATCGCAGCTTTGATGCTCAGGGCTTGGCTTTGTTGGAGGCTGCACGCGTCTCGGTCGAAGATTCGGATCAGATCGTCTCTGACTGTGCCAACCTCAAGCGGATTTTAGAAAAGCGCAAGCAACAGTCGGAACAGTATTTTAACTCGGTGGCAGGTCGTCTGGGGAAAAATTATTGCCCCGGCCGCAGCTGGGAGGCGATCGGACATTTCTTACTGCACTTAACACCCAAAATTAAGATAGCAGACTTAGGGGCGGGCGAGGGCTTACTTTCGCAGCTACTCGCACGGCGCGCCGAACAAGTGACCTGCGTGGATAATTCGCCCAAAATGGTCGAGTTTGGCCGGGATCTAGCGAAAAAGAACGGCTTTACCAATCTGACCTACCAACTCGGCGACATCGAGCAGGTGCCCTTGAAAGGGGAAAGCGTCGATCTTGCGCTGCTCAGTCAGGCGCTGCACCATGCACAGCATCCAGAGCTCGCGGTAAAAGAAGCCTTTCGTATCCTGAAGCCCGGCGGGCAGCTGATTATCATCGACCTATTGGAACACCAATTCGAGCAGGCTCGTGAACTGTATGCCGACGTCTGGCTCGGCTTCTCCGAAAATACACTTTACCAATATCTCAAAAACGCAGGCTTTCGTAAGATCGAGGTCAACGTGGTGGCTCGCGAAAACCAAGAGCCCAATTTTCAGACGGTTCTCGCAAGCGGCGAGAAGTAG
- a CDS encoding Nramp family divalent metal transporter has product MIDRTNLWKALGPGILVACAAVGGSHLVWSTRAGAEFGWSLLWLVLLANALKFPFFLYGQRYTAATGESLLAGYKRLGIAYVWIFLAVNILTGTINIAGVGMLSGALLTGYGITGISVPWITVGVLVVCAGMLLVGHYKLLDTLAKVIIALLGISTVVAVALAIPNRPELAADFVAPSPYQWASFAFLISLLGWMPAPIDLSAWSSLWMFSREKQTGHFATVKESAIDFYLGYFSAVVLAILFVALGALVMYGTTESFAAGGVGFSQQLVSLYTDTIGEWSHLLILSAAFITMFSTTLTCLDGYPRSLAACCVLIQDLSAQKFIRIQNLWILVSTGLASLVVLAFVQNLLQLLSFAAIISFITSPVLAYINFRVMNGANVPEAYRPGLALKALSWAGLLFFTVMTAGYLYVTFVR; this is encoded by the coding sequence ATGATCGATCGCACTAATCTCTGGAAGGCGCTTGGCCCTGGTATACTCGTTGCATGCGCCGCGGTGGGTGGTTCACACTTGGTATGGTCCACACGTGCAGGCGCTGAATTTGGCTGGTCATTACTGTGGTTGGTGCTGCTGGCCAACGCGTTGAAATTTCCATTTTTTCTGTATGGCCAACGTTACACGGCTGCGACTGGTGAGAGCCTGCTGGCTGGATATAAGCGGCTCGGGATTGCTTACGTTTGGATATTCCTCGCGGTGAACATCCTCACGGGCACTATCAATATCGCGGGTGTGGGCATGCTCAGTGGTGCCTTGCTGACTGGCTATGGCATCACCGGCATCTCCGTGCCGTGGATCACAGTCGGCGTATTGGTGGTCTGCGCTGGGATGCTCCTGGTCGGACATTATAAATTACTGGATACACTGGCTAAAGTGATTATCGCGCTGCTCGGCATCAGCACAGTTGTGGCAGTGGCCCTCGCGATCCCCAATCGCCCGGAGCTCGCCGCCGACTTTGTCGCTCCCAGCCCTTATCAATGGGCTTCGTTTGCATTCTTGATCAGCCTGCTGGGCTGGATGCCCGCACCGATTGACTTATCTGCATGGTCGTCGCTATGGATGTTTAGCCGCGAAAAACAGACTGGGCACTTTGCCACAGTGAAAGAATCCGCAATCGATTTTTATCTCGGGTATTTCTCCGCAGTCGTCTTGGCCATACTATTTGTTGCGTTAGGGGCATTAGTGATGTATGGCACAACAGAAAGCTTTGCAGCGGGAGGAGTGGGGTTTTCACAGCAACTAGTGAGTTTATATACCGACACCATCGGCGAGTGGTCCCACTTATTAATACTTTCGGCGGCCTTCATTACTATGTTCAGCACCACATTGACCTGTCTTGACGGTTACCCGCGTTCGCTAGCGGCCTGCTGTGTCTTGATCCAAGACCTCTCTGCGCAGAAGTTTATCCGCATTCAGAATCTCTGGATCCTCGTTTCCACGGGCTTGGCGAGTTTGGTGGTATTGGCCTTCGTTCAAAATCTGCTGCAACTCCTCAGTTTTGCTGCCATCATTTCGTTCATCACTTCGCCAGTCTTAGCCTACATCAATTTTCGTGTAATGAACGGCGCCAATGTGCCGGAAGCATATCGCCCCGGGCTCGCACTCAAAGCGCTTAGCTGGGCAGGCCTACTGTTTTTTACAGTGATGACTGCAGGCTATCTTTATGTGACCTTCGTCAGGTAG
- a CDS encoding ABC transporter ATP-binding protein, translating to MSNSPDAITVKNLTMAYGDYTVMRSLDFQVRRSEVKVIMGGSGCGKSTLLKHLIGLEQAAVGEIYYGDEPFVPDTPAAERIRRRFGVSFQSGALWSSMTLEENVALPLEQYTRLSAAEIRDVVDFKLSLVGLAGFGHRYPSELSGGMQKRAGLARAIALDPHILFFDEPSAGLDPLSSRRLDDLILQLRDALGATVVVVTHELASIFAIADTALFLDVESKTALCDGNPNDLIDDPDTDPKVRQFLTRGDRDND from the coding sequence ATGTCGAATTCGCCCGATGCCATTACAGTCAAAAACCTCACCATGGCCTATGGTGATTATACGGTCATGCGCTCACTTGATTTTCAGGTGCGCCGCAGCGAAGTTAAAGTCATCATGGGTGGCAGTGGTTGTGGAAAGAGCACACTGCTCAAGCATTTGATCGGCTTAGAGCAAGCCGCTGTGGGGGAGATTTATTACGGAGACGAGCCCTTTGTGCCGGATACGCCTGCAGCTGAGCGCATACGCCGCCGCTTTGGTGTGTCGTTTCAGAGTGGGGCGCTGTGGAGCTCCATGACATTAGAAGAAAACGTAGCACTGCCGCTGGAGCAGTATACGCGCCTCAGCGCCGCGGAAATTCGCGACGTGGTGGACTTCAAACTCTCGCTGGTCGGCCTGGCAGGCTTTGGACATCGCTACCCCTCTGAATTGAGCGGTGGCATGCAAAAACGCGCCGGGCTGGCGCGCGCGATTGCGCTGGATCCACATATTTTATTCTTCGATGAGCCCTCAGCCGGCCTCGATCCGCTCAGTTCGCGCCGCCTGGATGACTTAATTCTTCAGTTACGCGATGCATTGGGAGCGACAGTTGTGGTGGTCACACATGAGCTGGCCAGCATTTTTGCCATCGCGGACACCGCACTGTTTCTTGATGTCGAGAGCAAGACCGCACTCTGCGATGGCAATCCGAACGATCTGATCGATGATCCAGACACCGATCCGAAAGTGCGCCAATTTCTAACCCGAGGTGATCGTGATAACGATTGA
- a CDS encoding biotin-dependent carboxyltransferase family protein, whose product MLEILSIGSGLSIQDRGRDGWRRFGVPAGGAMDTRSMALANALLGNPRDAAVIEVVQQGAKIRLLTDSWLALAGGDFCSRCASGTAMPFARGQVLEFDQKSAGLYAYLALPGGVEVERWLGSAAIDARNGMGIALQKGSHIAAQLTQPKISTQAVARRISSIKLDHIPAGKAHFSLYPGPQFDAFEPRVRQCFLEHEWTVSPRSDRTGYRLEGTKLDIPQSIASEPVLPGSFQIPGNGQPIITMADGPTVGGYPQLALLAAGDLDRLAQCAPGTKLTFSWLQ is encoded by the coding sequence TTGCTAGAAATACTCTCCATCGGCTCTGGCCTTTCGATCCAAGACCGCGGCCGCGATGGCTGGCGGCGCTTCGGCGTGCCAGCGGGTGGGGCGATGGACACTCGCTCCATGGCCCTGGCCAATGCCTTGTTGGGAAATCCCCGGGATGCTGCGGTGATCGAAGTGGTGCAACAAGGAGCTAAAATCCGTCTGTTAACAGATAGCTGGCTGGCCTTGGCTGGCGGCGATTTTTGTAGTCGTTGTGCTTCCGGAACAGCCATGCCCTTTGCTCGTGGACAGGTTTTGGAATTCGATCAAAAGTCAGCGGGCCTATACGCATACCTCGCATTGCCAGGCGGGGTTGAAGTTGAACGATGGCTGGGCAGTGCTGCTATCGACGCGCGCAACGGCATGGGGATTGCGCTCCAAAAAGGCAGTCACATTGCCGCACAGTTAACGCAGCCAAAGATCTCGACACAGGCAGTCGCGCGTCGGATCTCCAGCATAAAGCTCGACCATATTCCCGCAGGCAAGGCTCATTTTTCACTCTATCCGGGGCCACAGTTTGATGCCTTTGAGCCCCGCGTTCGGCAGTGTTTTCTGGAGCACGAATGGACCGTTTCTCCGCGTTCAGATCGCACAGGCTACCGTCTGGAAGGCACAAAGCTCGACATTCCGCAGTCCATAGCGAGTGAACCGGTGCTGCCGGGCAGTTTTCAAATCCCTGGCAACGGTCAACCGATCATTACCATGGCCGATGGTCCCACCGTCGGCGGCTATCCCCAGTTGGCTCTCTTAGCTGCCGGCGACCTGGATCGATTGGCCCAATGTGCGCCGGGCACCAAACTCACATTCTCATGGCTCCAATAA
- the hflX gene encoding GTPase HflX: MHDVKERPTIVERAMLIGVTLPDDTTTNTRSLLDELRELVDTVGFGIMHERMVAIRKPQAKLLVGSGKAQELVDEAKAYNCDVIIFDNELTPAQQRNWEALAEGKILVIDRQEVILDIFGDRAQTKEAVLQVELARLEHNLPRLKSAWTHLSRQRGGGSMQRDAGETQLELDQRMVRTQISRVKRELEGVIQHRETQRKKRMTVPVPTCAIVGYTNAGKSSLLNKLTNSNILAEDKLFATLDPTSRRCPLPSGQPLVITDTVGFVRNLPHRLVDAFKATLEEAIVSNFLIHVLDVNSPEVDAHAQTTLSVLQELGAKDKKIITVFNKIDALWDEETQADLSLRYPDALFISAHSGEGLKELQDKMEAIVEADFAQLRLLIPHERYDLVARLHREGGVRKEEARDDGFYLVASIPERMLSTVQPFILQNSQT; the protein is encoded by the coding sequence GTGCACGACGTTAAAGAAAGACCCACGATTGTTGAGCGCGCCATGCTGATTGGCGTGACGCTCCCTGATGACACGACGACCAATACCCGCAGCCTGCTGGATGAACTGCGCGAGCTGGTAGACACCGTTGGATTCGGCATCATGCATGAGCGCATGGTAGCGATCCGAAAGCCACAGGCCAAGCTACTGGTGGGCTCAGGAAAAGCCCAGGAACTGGTGGATGAAGCCAAAGCCTACAATTGCGACGTCATTATATTCGACAACGAACTCACTCCCGCCCAGCAGCGAAACTGGGAGGCACTTGCCGAGGGAAAAATCCTCGTGATTGACCGGCAGGAAGTGATTCTCGATATTTTCGGAGATCGCGCACAGACCAAGGAGGCGGTGCTACAGGTCGAACTTGCACGATTGGAACATAATTTACCTCGTCTGAAAAGTGCCTGGACTCACCTCAGTCGCCAGCGAGGCGGTGGCTCGATGCAGCGTGATGCCGGGGAAACTCAGCTGGAGCTCGACCAACGCATGGTGCGCACTCAAATCTCCCGTGTGAAACGCGAACTTGAAGGCGTGATCCAACACCGTGAAACGCAACGCAAAAAGCGTATGACCGTGCCAGTGCCGACCTGTGCCATCGTCGGTTACACCAACGCGGGCAAGTCATCGCTACTCAATAAGCTGACCAATTCCAACATACTGGCCGAGGACAAACTCTTCGCCACGCTGGACCCAACCTCGCGACGCTGTCCCCTGCCCTCGGGGCAACCGCTGGTGATTACCGATACCGTCGGATTCGTGCGCAATTTGCCTCACCGCTTAGTGGATGCCTTCAAGGCCACCCTGGAAGAAGCGATCGTATCCAACTTCCTCATACACGTGCTGGACGTCAACAGCCCGGAGGTGGATGCACATGCGCAGACGACGCTCTCCGTCCTACAAGAGCTGGGTGCTAAAGACAAAAAGATCATTACCGTCTTCAATAAAATTGATGCCCTCTGGGACGAAGAAACCCAGGCCGACTTGTCGCTCCGCTATCCTGACGCCCTCTTTATCAGTGCTCACAGTGGCGAAGGTCTAAAAGAATTGCAGGATAAGATGGAAGCCATCGTCGAGGCCGACTTTGCGCAACTCCGTCTTTTGATCCCGCATGAACGCTACGACCTAGTCGCCCGCCTTCACCGCGAAGGCGGCGTGCGCAAGGAAGAAGCGCGAGACGATGGTTTCTACCTCGTCGCTTCGATTCCAGAGCGCATGCTCAGCACCGTACAGCCGTTTATTTTGCAGAACTCACAAACTTGA